A single genomic interval of Salinarchaeum sp. IM2453 harbors:
- a CDS encoding dihydroneopterin aldolase family protein: MDPTSAEQTCFEAGIKFGTLYHQFAGTPVSTKNKESLEQAIEEAIENQPFCEDVSVTLDADRIEQAIRDAPGTATYTELTGSLMQVEMIIQREETIVQTQMTMKDGYPLMEIVDVTR; encoded by the coding sequence ATGGATCCAACATCTGCGGAACAAACTTGTTTTGAGGCAGGAATCAAGTTTGGAACACTGTATCATCAGTTCGCTGGTACGCCAGTAAGTACAAAAAACAAAGAGAGTCTTGAGCAGGCCATCGAGGAGGCAATCGAAAACCAGCCATTTTGTGAAGATGTTTCAGTGACATTGGATGCTGACCGTATTGAACAAGCCATTCGAGATGCACCGGGCACAGCCACATATACGGAATTGACCGGATCGTTAATGCAGGTAGAGATGATAATCCAGCGGGAAGAAACGATTGTACAGACACAGATGACAATGAAAGACGGATACCCGCTTATGGAGATCGTTGATGTGACACGCTGA
- a CDS encoding 4Fe-4S dicluster domain-containing protein translates to MQSNTNDETVGPPLFTELGIDEEIEDGRDILSAVDYDTNLGISMGQDARKVSEGELSSERFWEKYDEKAREEFGVDYENTPNPAVDHTQDQTIDEEVAENLNCDSCSLDSVAGHENLTTNQAETSENNTQEDSENTDEEGTPRWGMVIDLQKCVGCESCTTACKAENRTPPGVSYNVVMEREHGDFPNVTRTHVPRPCLQCENPPCVQVCPVTATYKLDNGIVTIDYDRCIGCRYCLIACPYGARYFDFGEDYEDEFTIDGETKVAEYGKERTREDTSGHAMKCNYCYHRLERGEEPACVETCIGDARYIGDLDDPDSDVAEMANEQRAFQLREDQGTNPNMYYLQ, encoded by the coding sequence ATGCAGAGCAATACTAATGACGAAACTGTTGGACCTCCACTATTCACAGAATTAGGGATTGATGAGGAAATAGAAGATGGAAGGGACATCTTGTCTGCGGTTGATTACGACACAAATCTTGGTATATCAATGGGGCAAGATGCGAGGAAGGTCTCTGAAGGAGAGTTATCGAGCGAGAGATTCTGGGAAAAATATGATGAAAAAGCAAGAGAGGAATTCGGAGTAGATTACGAGAATACACCAAATCCAGCAGTTGACCACACGCAGGACCAAACGATCGATGAGGAAGTGGCAGAAAACCTAAACTGCGATAGCTGCTCTCTTGACTCAGTTGCTGGGCATGAAAACTTGACGACAAATCAAGCAGAAACATCAGAGAACAATACTCAAGAAGATTCTGAAAATACTGATGAGGAAGGGACACCACGTTGGGGGATGGTGATTGATTTACAGAAATGTGTTGGGTGTGAATCCTGTACGACAGCCTGCAAGGCAGAAAACCGCACACCACCCGGGGTCTCTTATAATGTCGTGATGGAACGCGAACATGGAGATTTTCCAAATGTTACACGAACACATGTTCCCCGTCCGTGTTTACAGTGTGAAAATCCACCATGTGTTCAGGTTTGTCCTGTTACAGCAACATATAAACTTGACAACGGCATCGTGACAATTGATTACGATCGGTGCATTGGATGCCGGTACTGTCTGATTGCTTGTCCGTACGGAGCACGGTATTTTGATTTTGGAGAGGATTACGAGGATGAGTTTACAATAGACGGGGAGACAAAGGTGGCTGAGTATGGAAAGGAACGGACCCGCGAGGATACAAGCGGGCATGCAATGAAGTGTAACTACTGCTATCATCGGTTAGAGCGTGGAGAAGAGCCTGCCTGTGTCGAAACGTGTATTGGTGATGCACGCTACATTGGAGACCTTGATGACCCAGACAGCGATGTAGCAGAGATGGCAAATGAACAGCGTGCATTCCAACTGCGCGAGGATCAAGGGACGAATCCGAACATGTACTACCTGCAGTAA
- the nrfD gene encoding NrfD/PsrC family molybdoenzyme membrane anchor subunit yields MSTKEYDFGFSNSKVRAGWYALILIAIGIGLYGAYFRLTAGLAETNLSATVPWGSWVAFYIYFVGLSAGAFLVSIMASVLNMKRLHVIERDALFVAIISMGIALLFILADLGRPDRALLPLLHRQGMSVLSWEVHAYSLYVLVLMGELYFSMRKDLVKMNENGSGLRAKLAGILTLGRTSTSEESLRFDRRWLKRLGLFGIPLAIFFVHGGTGLLFAVNHSVSYWHTGIFPVIFIVSAVVSGLGLTIALYIARAKFFGERLQTELLDGLGKLLGTFILIDFGLKALDTLVGVYGMAPAKLETWEQILYGEAAWAFYLMVTFAWLVPLILISRRSWRRSPKVMAAAGLSVVVGVIGTRFMIVVPALTVPDMEGMPAGTYSATIEEWALAVGLIGLFALLYTIGSELLPLKPLEDH; encoded by the coding sequence ATGTCAACGAAAGAGTACGATTTTGGGTTTTCGAATTCGAAGGTACGTGCCGGCTGGTATGCGTTGATTCTGATCGCAATTGGTATCGGACTGTACGGTGCATACTTCCGTTTAACTGCCGGATTAGCTGAGACAAACCTGTCAGCGACAGTACCATGGGGGTCGTGGGTTGCATTTTATATTTACTTTGTTGGGTTGTCAGCTGGAGCCTTCTTAGTCAGTATTATGGCCAGCGTATTGAATATGAAGCGGCTTCATGTCATCGAGCGTGATGCGCTGTTTGTCGCTATTATTAGCATGGGAATTGCCCTTCTGTTTATTCTTGCAGACTTAGGACGACCAGATCGAGCACTGTTACCGCTCCTTCACCGGCAGGGAATGTCAGTGCTCTCTTGGGAAGTCCATGCGTATTCATTGTATGTTCTCGTTTTGATGGGAGAGCTATACTTTTCAATGCGGAAGGATCTCGTAAAGATGAACGAAAACGGGAGCGGATTACGGGCAAAGTTAGCTGGAATCCTGACTCTTGGACGAACCAGTACATCGGAGGAATCGTTAAGATTTGACCGACGGTGGCTCAAACGACTCGGGTTATTTGGAATACCACTTGCTATCTTTTTCGTCCATGGTGGAACAGGACTGTTATTCGCGGTTAATCACTCAGTCTCTTACTGGCACACAGGAATATTCCCAGTAATCTTCATCGTCTCAGCTGTCGTTAGCGGACTTGGATTAACAATTGCTCTGTATATTGCACGGGCTAAGTTCTTCGGTGAACGGTTACAAACGGAGTTGCTTGACGGATTAGGCAAGTTGCTTGGAACATTCATTCTCATCGACTTCGGGTTAAAAGCATTAGACACGCTTGTCGGTGTTTATGGAATGGCACCAGCAAAGTTAGAGACGTGGGAGCAAATCCTCTATGGGGAGGCTGCTTGGGCATTTTATCTGATGGTGACGTTTGCATGGCTTGTTCCATTGATTTTGATTAGTCGACGATCATGGCGACGATCGCCAAAGGTAATGGCTGCGGCCGGATTGAGCGTCGTTGTGGGCGTGATCGGAACACGATTTATGATTGTTGTGCCGGCTTTGACTGTGCCAGATATGGAGGGGATGCCAGCCGGAACATACAGTGCGACAATAGAGGAGTGGGCCTTGGCTGTCGGGTTAATCGGGCTATTTGCATTGCTATACACAATTGGTTCTGAGCTTCTGCCGCTAAAACCACTGGAGGATCACTAA
- a CDS encoding Lrp/AsnC family transcriptional regulator — MRDLDQTDLEILRLLVEDGRKPYSEIAEEVGLSPPAVSDRVERLREQDIIKSFTTHIDRSKLQYTVPAVLTLQPHPSKIESVSSALSAVDRVEQQFRLSDGSLIVHVNAPQRDILSWLGNHIDLSSIQSYDLTHIENHTWDPTVSATDFAVYCAICDNRVREDGITTRFDGEIKAFCCPSCHARYEEQYQMLSEDH; from the coding sequence ATGCGTGATCTTGACCAGACCGATCTTGAAATCTTACGGCTGCTTGTTGAAGACGGGCGGAAACCATATAGTGAAATCGCTGAGGAAGTAGGTTTATCTCCACCAGCTGTCTCCGATCGTGTTGAGCGACTCCGTGAGCAGGATATCATCAAAAGTTTCACCACACATATCGATCGATCGAAACTTCAGTATACTGTTCCTGCTGTACTGACACTGCAACCACATCCGAGTAAAATCGAATCTGTCTCTAGTGCTCTCTCTGCTGTTGATCGAGTTGAACAACAGTTTCGTCTCTCAGATGGATCACTCATTGTGCATGTAAACGCTCCCCAGCGTGATATCTTATCGTGGCTGGGAAATCATATTGATCTTTCCAGCATCCAGTCGTATGATCTCACACATATTGAAAATCACACATGGGATCCAACTGTGAGTGCCACTGACTTTGCTGTCTACTGTGCTATCTGTGACAACCGTGTCCGGGAAGATGGCATAACCACACGATTTGACGGCGAAATTAAGGCGTTTTGTTGTCCTTCTTGTCATGCTCGATATGAAGAACAGTACCAAATGCTTTCAGAAGATCACTAA
- a CDS encoding ATP-binding protein codes for MSNPELEVIELLLTAEVYDESRALDEDDIPPRYRRVFWSEGTFERPLTVTASIARSATGIDQPWETISGLMFTERDQFSGKISINNRDMAEEWFLSRVDSDRVQSNPTLAYRFEDHEDAPEGIDYETARENNRPIRADRVWIDSLLEEYFDEEEEQDMLDLVEIRAPEEIETTLDDIVLTDNQEAEITKLVKAIEHREYLAEIGLKEVGKLLFIGPPGTGKTSAARGLAHELDLPFVEVKLSMITSQYLGETAKNVDKTFEVAKRLSPCILFIDEFDSVAKTRTSDEHAAVKRAVNTLLKSIDEVSLIDDEVLLIGATNHPDQLDAAAWRRFDEIVNFPKPDVKMREDILRLITHDMEIKDFDPEAVAKKTDGLTGSDLRMVLREAVLEALTEERTALTQSDLMSAIEEFEQRDTLKNLDMIEGDHEALIAGGLPGESDSGHSHNH; via the coding sequence ATGAGTAATCCGGAACTTGAAGTGATTGAGCTTCTTCTGACTGCTGAGGTTTATGACGAATCAAGGGCGCTTGATGAGGATGATATACCTCCACGATATCGGCGTGTTTTCTGGTCAGAGGGGACATTCGAACGACCACTTACAGTCACAGCTAGTATAGCACGATCAGCAACAGGGATAGACCAGCCGTGGGAGACTATTTCGGGACTGATGTTTACCGAGCGGGATCAATTCTCTGGGAAGATTTCCATTAACAATCGCGATATGGCTGAGGAATGGTTCCTATCGCGCGTTGATAGTGACCGGGTTCAGTCAAACCCGACACTTGCATACCGATTTGAAGATCATGAAGACGCTCCAGAAGGGATCGATTATGAGACAGCACGGGAGAATAATCGACCAATCCGTGCTGATCGGGTATGGATCGATTCTCTCTTGGAGGAGTATTTTGACGAGGAAGAAGAGCAGGATATGCTGGATCTCGTTGAAATTCGAGCCCCAGAAGAGATTGAAACAACACTGGATGATATTGTGCTAACGGATAATCAAGAAGCGGAGATTACCAAGCTTGTGAAAGCGATTGAGCATCGCGAGTATCTTGCAGAGATTGGTCTCAAAGAAGTCGGGAAGTTGCTATTTATCGGACCTCCTGGAACGGGAAAAACGTCTGCTGCTCGGGGACTAGCGCATGAATTAGACTTGCCATTCGTTGAAGTCAAGCTTTCAATGATCACAAGTCAGTATCTGGGAGAAACTGCGAAAAACGTCGATAAAACATTCGAAGTTGCCAAGCGTCTCTCGCCATGTATTTTGTTCATTGATGAGTTTGACTCAGTTGCCAAAACCCGAACATCAGATGAACACGCCGCAGTCAAGCGTGCGGTGAATACATTGCTCAAGTCAATTGATGAAGTTAGCCTGATTGACGATGAAGTACTGTTGATCGGTGCAACAAACCATCCAGACCAGCTTGATGCAGCAGCATGGCGAAGGTTCGATGAGATTGTTAACTTCCCGAAGCCAGATGTCAAAATGCGTGAGGATATTCTTCGGCTAATCACACACGACATGGAAATCAAAGACTTTGATCCAGAGGCTGTCGCAAAGAAAACAGATGGCCTGACAGGAAGTGATCTGCGAATGGTTCTTCGTGAGGCAGTTCTTGAAGCACTGACTGAAGAGCGCACTGCACTCACTCAGAGTGATTTGATGTCAGCGATTGAAGAATTCGAACAGCGAGACACATTGAAAAACCTTGACATGATTGAGGGAGATCACGAAGCATTGATCGCAGGAGGGCTTCCGGGAGAGAGTGACTCTGGTCACTCACACAATCATTAA
- a CDS encoding MBL fold metallo-hydrolase: MEITLLGTGDTTGTPTPGCECKTCEYARNNGISRSRFSVHVRNEETNECLLVDFSPDFRTQILSNDVKLPDAGIITHVHFDHLDGLGNVYRLLGSARSGDYFPVYAADEYDPNTGETVAETINDKYAYLDSLAVNEIAPYETFEACGFDITLVPVDHPPLLCYGVVIEQQQTKAKLSITGDTSFQIPERSRQTLSDPDLLLADGIVPPEFCKHHPIGGRDENGDGVPRTFGTKHMTRAGAEELANELNAANLRIVHVAHYYPVDQAFDDQLAVDGEVHTI, from the coding sequence ATGGAAATCACGTTGCTTGGCACCGGTGATACGACTGGGACACCCACTCCCGGTTGTGAATGTAAGACTTGCGAGTACGCTCGCAACAACGGAATCTCAAGGAGTCGGTTTTCAGTCCATGTTCGGAACGAAGAAACCAATGAGTGTTTACTGGTTGATTTCAGCCCTGACTTTAGAACACAGATTCTTTCGAATGACGTTAAATTACCGGATGCAGGGATCATTACACACGTTCATTTTGATCATCTTGATGGGTTAGGAAATGTCTATAGACTTCTGGGCAGCGCTAGATCTGGTGATTACTTCCCAGTGTATGCGGCAGATGAATATGATCCAAATACTGGAGAAACAGTAGCTGAGACGATTAATGACAAGTATGCATATTTAGATTCACTGGCAGTCAACGAGATTGCACCGTATGAGACGTTTGAGGCCTGTGGGTTTGATATTACTCTTGTACCAGTTGACCATCCACCGCTATTATGTTATGGCGTTGTTATCGAACAGCAGCAGACAAAAGCAAAACTGTCGATAACTGGAGACACAAGTTTCCAGATTCCAGAACGGTCACGGCAGACGTTATCTGATCCAGACTTGTTATTAGCTGACGGTATTGTTCCTCCAGAGTTTTGTAAACACCATCCAATCGGTGGTCGAGATGAAAATGGAGATGGTGTCCCTCGGACGTTCGGGACAAAGCACATGACCCGAGCAGGAGCTGAAGAGCTGGCCAACGAATTAAACGCGGCAAATCTTAGAATCGTACATGTTGCACACTATTATCCGGTTGATCAGGCATTCGATGATCAACTCGCAGTTGACGGAGAAGTACACACCATCTAG
- a CDS encoding DUF5787 family protein, producing MILEDEFTFELSLCAYLETQRDAIIARQLGAGVDSSGRRIIDIAIAEPGPRFEFRASLTAESIPIDLIEAPIGPGTFRSASDAIDRPVKHRQDLIERGAEIGFIEKRRNSGTAEIRQVVRYPYRWYSNLIGIENKPDLSSPGKLIDQLQFDVSLGLFDNVILATATRVTDVHLNRIPEEVGVWVYSPEDGIEVVRQAEQLQPNAYGIELVSHNSDHSQISPVSEKAKQQARQRIAERAYGKGWRVSSLPECQSCNFQSRHGTPCLPFCVEKQQVVSPSGDCVSCSLRSDESTHQYDPTDERDRRTPWKANPTGYQHKQAGLDRFC from the coding sequence ATGATTCTTGAAGACGAGTTTACGTTTGAATTATCGTTGTGCGCCTACCTTGAAACACAGCGAGACGCGATTATTGCCCGGCAACTTGGAGCCGGTGTTGATAGTTCTGGTCGGCGTATTATCGATATTGCAATCGCTGAACCTGGCCCGAGGTTCGAATTTCGAGCCTCTCTTACAGCAGAATCAATCCCCATTGATCTTATTGAAGCCCCGATTGGTCCTGGTACGTTTCGGAGTGCCTCCGATGCTATTGATCGACCTGTTAAGCACCGGCAGGATCTAATTGAACGAGGCGCTGAAATTGGCTTTATTGAAAAAAGACGGAATAGTGGTACAGCTGAGATTAGACAGGTGGTTCGGTATCCTTATCGCTGGTATAGTAATCTTATTGGGATTGAAAATAAGCCAGATCTCTCTTCTCCCGGCAAACTAATTGATCAACTGCAGTTTGATGTTAGTTTGGGGCTATTTGACAACGTGATTTTAGCGACAGCAACACGAGTGACAGATGTCCATCTCAACCGTATCCCGGAAGAAGTCGGTGTATGGGTGTATTCCCCAGAGGATGGTATTGAAGTTGTTCGACAAGCCGAGCAGCTACAGCCGAATGCTTATGGAATTGAATTAGTTAGCCATAACTCAGACCATTCGCAGATTTCCCCTGTTTCTGAAAAAGCAAAGCAACAGGCACGACAGCGAATTGCTGAACGGGCCTACGGAAAGGGATGGCGTGTTTCGTCTTTACCAGAATGTCAGTCTTGTAACTTTCAATCTCGACATGGGACTCCTTGTCTCCCATTCTGTGTAGAAAAACAGCAAGTTGTCAGTCCATCTGGTGACTGTGTATCTTGCTCGCTACGCTCCGATGAGTCGACTCATCAGTATGACCCGACGGACGAACGAGACCGTCGGACTCCTTGGAAAGCTAACCCGACTGGATACCAGCACAAGCAAGCAGGTTTAGACCGATTCTGCTAG
- a CDS encoding molybdopterin-dependent oxidoreductase, with protein MSDNNNSSTDGGTDEQLSRRDFAKATGTVGAASVGGLSLSTASDFGSRWPWSGNGERGIGDFFEEYGAEDVAHTTCGLCHANCPIQVRLGDSDASDEGTGSIRKIAGNPYAFQMTYPNGQIPYGYDFDDEIAMGGGENTGSVRKDGWSLSGGRVCLKGQSGMQVAFDNNRVRKPLKRTGDRGDDEWEEISWEQAINEIINGDDDLGHDGLKEYEGWIDREEVQDAYDEVMDDNTDYDADDFADDYADVLVADKEELSETPELWELGPKSNQIVDMGGYRRFHTIRPRLWRNGLGSINSYHHAGVCGITCLTAAASGHKGGKGKGYQHPDIRNSEYIIAWGANPLVATKGPVWTASQISNARQNGLRLDVVDPRMSETAEKADKWVPVKPGADAALAFGMARWIIENRRYDETFLTNPSEQAAHEDGEKNWSDATHLVLVEKDAHKKRFNEEHPAHEYDPDVEFPNGPKARPEDLGIDGSGFVAKDQQTGELQATEEAAFDGELFVDETVTVDGEDIAVKSVFQLYRERAEQYELEEYAEMAGIDVEDIVELADEFTSHGKRAAIFPFRGLAQHPHGFYNSRSVLALQHLIGNYDWKGGQITPEGNIGTESAEYNKGSGRFDLGAIPNKHDKDPRAPWGVPLTKGGMVNYEESPFYDDGTSHEANYPAERPWFNLSVQEIQEVWPAAKEEYPYGAKALMFRAYGANNVTSASAGDTIPEIMQDQDNFELIVASDVIIGETSRYADYILPEPTYLERWESFDANQNKVLKDAKITRPVTRAFGEIPEENHPDEYDGPVPFENVLIHMWKEMELPGVGEDAMMDDPTYRDEPETYSLDRAEDMWLKLVANVAYDEDPVAQADEEEIEHLERSVEKGLGTTTAGNSITEMWKDALNTEEDWRRVVTVLNRGGRFEPPAESEKESYEEKFDRHGYDQEYVDRDPDSNAYDGDHMKYRLETRADFYDETLPEQFHSASGEPLDPMPAVCDGEFYNGETQLPIVSSDDARESHGDLQLINWKQTAMGIQRTIGAPWLREIQAENPLWINPKDADERGIEDGDTVVVQNQDRENNDVGAKEEVTATARVTEGIRPGVVGGAFAFGRETNGAVGATINGDGDSANMPESPVDDYGHFDHDPYDPAEDTTGYAKGQNTGFAVNHLMDIDPELGDTGVSDVIGGSHAQYSTFVDVEKA; from the coding sequence ATGAGCGATAATAACAATTCATCTACGGACGGTGGAACCGACGAACAGCTATCAAGACGAGACTTTGCCAAAGCAACGGGGACTGTAGGAGCAGCTTCTGTTGGAGGATTGAGTCTCTCAACAGCCTCAGACTTTGGCAGTCGGTGGCCATGGAGCGGCAATGGAGAGCGTGGCATCGGTGATTTCTTCGAGGAATATGGAGCAGAAGACGTTGCACATACGACATGTGGCCTCTGCCACGCAAATTGTCCAATACAGGTTCGGCTTGGTGATTCAGATGCCAGTGATGAGGGAACTGGTAGTATACGAAAAATTGCTGGAAACCCGTATGCGTTTCAGATGACATATCCAAACGGACAGATTCCATATGGGTACGACTTTGACGACGAGATTGCGATGGGAGGCGGAGAAAACACTGGATCAGTCCGGAAAGACGGCTGGTCACTTTCTGGTGGACGAGTCTGCTTGAAGGGTCAGTCAGGGATGCAAGTCGCATTTGATAACAATCGAGTTAGAAAGCCGCTCAAGCGGACAGGAGACCGAGGCGACGATGAGTGGGAGGAGATCAGTTGGGAACAAGCGATTAATGAGATCATCAACGGGGATGATGATCTGGGACACGACGGGCTAAAGGAATATGAAGGGTGGATTGATCGAGAAGAGGTACAAGATGCGTATGACGAGGTTATGGATGATAATACAGACTACGATGCAGATGATTTTGCGGATGATTACGCTGATGTACTGGTTGCAGACAAGGAGGAATTAAGCGAAACCCCCGAACTTTGGGAGCTAGGCCCAAAATCAAACCAGATTGTCGATATGGGCGGATATCGTCGTTTCCACACCATACGACCACGGCTCTGGCGAAACGGACTTGGATCAATTAACAGCTACCACCATGCCGGAGTCTGTGGCATTACCTGTCTGACAGCGGCTGCTTCAGGTCATAAAGGTGGCAAAGGGAAAGGCTACCAGCATCCGGACATCAGGAACTCAGAATACATTATCGCATGGGGAGCAAATCCGCTTGTAGCAACGAAGGGGCCAGTCTGGACAGCTTCACAGATTTCAAACGCTCGACAAAACGGGCTACGACTTGATGTAGTTGATCCTCGGATGTCAGAGACAGCAGAAAAAGCTGACAAGTGGGTCCCTGTCAAGCCAGGCGCAGATGCTGCACTCGCATTTGGCATGGCTCGGTGGATTATCGAGAATCGTCGGTACGATGAAACATTCCTTACAAATCCAAGCGAGCAGGCAGCACACGAAGACGGCGAAAAAAACTGGTCCGATGCCACACATCTGGTGCTTGTTGAAAAAGACGCACACAAAAAGCGGTTCAATGAGGAACATCCAGCCCATGAGTATGACCCCGATGTTGAATTCCCGAATGGTCCAAAAGCTCGTCCAGAGGACCTTGGGATAGATGGAAGTGGATTTGTCGCTAAAGATCAACAGACTGGAGAACTCCAAGCAACAGAGGAAGCCGCATTCGATGGAGAGCTGTTTGTTGATGAAACAGTGACTGTTGATGGAGAAGACATAGCCGTTAAATCAGTATTCCAGTTGTATCGAGAACGTGCCGAACAATATGAGCTCGAAGAGTATGCAGAGATGGCAGGAATTGATGTTGAGGATATAGTTGAACTAGCTGATGAGTTTACAAGCCATGGAAAACGAGCTGCCATATTTCCATTCCGCGGGCTCGCGCAGCATCCACATGGGTTTTACAACTCCCGATCTGTACTTGCATTACAACACCTAATCGGTAATTACGACTGGAAAGGAGGGCAGATAACCCCAGAAGGAAACATTGGGACGGAGTCTGCAGAGTATAATAAAGGCAGCGGACGATTTGATCTTGGAGCAATTCCAAACAAACACGACAAAGATCCTAGAGCACCGTGGGGTGTACCGCTTACCAAAGGGGGGATGGTCAACTATGAGGAGAGCCCATTCTACGATGATGGCACGTCCCATGAAGCGAATTATCCAGCGGAGAGACCATGGTTTAACCTAAGTGTGCAGGAGATTCAAGAAGTATGGCCAGCGGCAAAAGAAGAGTACCCGTATGGAGCTAAGGCTCTTATGTTTCGCGCATATGGAGCAAATAATGTCACTTCTGCATCAGCCGGCGATACAATTCCGGAGATCATGCAGGATCAAGATAACTTCGAGTTGATTGTTGCGTCAGACGTAATTATCGGAGAAACAAGCCGGTACGCAGATTACATCTTACCGGAGCCAACGTATCTGGAGCGATGGGAAAGTTTCGATGCGAATCAGAACAAGGTGCTCAAAGACGCAAAGATTACGCGCCCAGTTACCCGTGCGTTTGGTGAGATACCAGAGGAGAATCATCCGGATGAATATGACGGACCTGTCCCGTTTGAGAACGTCCTTATTCACATGTGGAAAGAGATGGAACTCCCCGGTGTCGGCGAAGACGCAATGATGGACGACCCCACATACCGAGACGAACCAGAGACATATTCACTTGATCGAGCAGAAGATATGTGGCTCAAACTGGTTGCAAATGTGGCATATGATGAGGACCCAGTTGCACAAGCAGACGAGGAAGAAATCGAACATCTTGAAAGGTCAGTTGAGAAAGGATTGGGGACGACAACAGCAGGCAACAGTATAACTGAAATGTGGAAAGATGCGCTTAATACTGAAGAGGATTGGCGGCGCGTTGTTACGGTATTGAATCGAGGAGGCCGGTTTGAACCACCCGCAGAGTCGGAGAAAGAAAGTTATGAAGAAAAATTCGATCGACACGGGTATGATCAGGAATATGTCGACCGAGATCCGGACAGCAATGCGTATGATGGGGACCACATGAAATACCGGCTCGAAACGCGAGCAGACTTCTATGATGAAACGCTTCCAGAGCAGTTCCATTCTGCATCTGGTGAACCTCTTGATCCAATGCCAGCAGTCTGTGATGGAGAATTTTACAATGGAGAGACACAGTTACCGATCGTCAGTAGTGACGACGCCCGAGAATCACACGGAGACTTGCAACTCATTAATTGGAAACAGACAGCCATGGGGATTCAACGAACAATCGGAGCACCGTGGCTTCGTGAAATACAGGCAGAAAATCCCCTTTGGATCAATCCAAAAGATGCAGACGAGCGGGGTATAGAGGATGGGGACACCGTTGTTGTGCAGAATCAAGACCGGGAAAACAACGATGTAGGAGCCAAAGAAGAAGTAACTGCTACAGCCCGAGTTACAGAAGGAATCAGACCTGGTGTTGTCGGAGGTGCATTTGCATTTGGTCGCGAAACAAATGGAGCAGTTGGAGCAACAATTAACGGCGACGGGGACAGTGCCAATATGCCAGAGTCACCAGTCGATGACTACGGCCATTTTGACCATGACCCATATGATCCTGCTGAAGACACGACTGGGTACGCCAAAGGTCAAAACACCGGATTTGCGGTTAACCATCTAATGGACATTGATCCGGAGCTTGGCGATACGGGAGTAAGCGATGTTATAGGCGGAAGTCACGCACAGTATAGTACATTTGTCGACGTCGAAAAGGCGTGA
- the azf gene encoding NAD-dependent glucose-6-phosphate dehydrogenase Azf, with protein MEGPVLLTGASGRVGRAILSGIGNKYEWRLLDRTPPSEELPGEHVIGDITDPETVREAVEGVNAVIHLAGDPRRDAPWDSVLENNIHGTKVVFEQATKAGVEKIAFASSNHAVGAYETDDRTPSMYQKDDDFRLNGTEPPRPGNFYGVSKATGEILGRYYHDKHGISMVCVRIGNLTEDHPPVEYDRGQAMWLSHRDCAHLFDRCLQAEYDYEIVYGISDNDRKYYSIERAKDKLGYDPQDNSAEYHFDGTPKSDT; from the coding sequence ATGGAAGGGCCGGTGTTACTCACAGGTGCTAGCGGTCGTGTCGGAAGAGCGATCCTTAGTGGGATCGGTAATAAATACGAGTGGCGGCTTCTTGATCGGACGCCACCATCAGAAGAGTTACCGGGTGAGCATGTTATTGGAGATATCACCGATCCAGAAACAGTTCGAGAGGCGGTTGAGGGTGTCAATGCAGTTATTCACTTAGCTGGTGACCCTCGACGCGATGCACCATGGGACAGTGTTCTTGAAAATAATATTCATGGCACTAAGGTCGTTTTTGAGCAAGCAACTAAAGCGGGTGTCGAAAAAATCGCGTTTGCTTCCTCAAATCACGCAGTTGGAGCGTATGAAACCGATGACCGGACTCCTAGCATGTATCAGAAAGACGATGACTTTCGACTCAATGGGACTGAACCACCTCGTCCTGGGAACTTTTATGGCGTTTCAAAAGCGACTGGCGAAATTCTTGGTCGGTATTACCATGATAAGCACGGTATATCGATGGTTTGTGTCCGCATTGGCAATCTCACGGAAGATCACCCACCAGTCGAGTATGATCGCGGACAAGCCATGTGGCTTTCCCATCGTGATTGTGCACATCTTTTTGACCGTTGCTTACAAGCTGAGTATGATTATGAGATTGTCTACGGGATCAGTGACAATGATCGAAAATACTACTCGATTGAGCGAGCGAAGGACAAACTCGGGTACGACCCACAGGACAATTCTGCAGAGTACCACTTCGATGGAACTCCAAAATCAGACACATAA